In one Antennarius striatus isolate MH-2024 chromosome 1, ASM4005453v1, whole genome shotgun sequence genomic region, the following are encoded:
- the znf507 gene encoding zinc finger protein 507 isoform X1, translating into MCWGQRASNRFASVMDEINNVAALISNSSTASSFSTSLALGSLSQTQTQQVVEKDTSESFQQKQAADSLIQVIEKLSKIVDKQPHHCALAIERRAIQQVSSATPVKVKEGMRGSRDSFPNKRIKSKCEEQGNLENVSMTDDALFSPVSGDDNSSNDISGNEVARNTNNSIHKRTVTCYQCSLCPYLSYTLPLLKEHLKQHNEQHTDLILMCSECRFASRDQGQLEAHVRLHFNSSDNLKMNSTQSETSDEDTKKVLRRQDEDWTGSSDTIGSSMIKSSVGGSSELPQKNKWYSYEEYGLYRCLICSYVCSQQRMLKTHAWKHAGLVDCSYPIFEDDNETPTKKEAKASVNTRRTSKKQVLSNALGDKSLNSLSPAFKLELFSPPMAVDNNQDALPQSDFNLNEIPKTSDVKEENVYSIKDLTSDETMVEVQVTTEAQVDIDSHHVNNSITDSLLSSAQKIINSSPNSAGHINVIVERLPSAEDSTIVTNPLILNPDMDRDKGAKDEEPHHEVPDSSATRSTNGHPVGANIKLSIPLSCDSPRDENTPPVGRKRTHSESLRLHSLAAEALVTMPMRTPELPTSSTKVGLNTTTTQSQIQNMSQKFVDGTTAGPKTSDTPSRVALLDLEHCSKDRSEDLGSWGLMDGDEDGPAAKAGISLSLLTVIERLRERSDQNASDEDILKELRDNAQLQNGSMASMVTGNGSGSYMCSIPGMDRLVASADGGLVDYIPDSERPYQCRLCRYSSGNKGYIKQHLRVHRQRQPYQCPICEHIASDSKDLESHMIHHCKTRTYQCKLCSDAFHYKSQLRNHERERHSLSSDIAALTPVTETVNMVEETEGVTSEECCVQKMYKCDVCDYTSSTYVGVRNHRRIHNADKPYRCCSCDFATTNMNSLKSHMRKHPQENQAMELLEQYRCSLCGYVCSHPPSLKSHMWKHAGDQNYNYEQVNKAINEAISQSSRAPQKVFTVVDPVAERHTATHKEDSKQTLLTHMSTSAAAAGLAVGHSPDLTDHPSGVLTESSNPQGKYLAKQSQFQSMPRTSHAPVPGPGMEYCVLLFCCCICGFESTSKERLMEHMKEHEGDIISIILNKEEQQLGSHSGLQKAELKELSPWTIMPEMRTAEL; encoded by the exons ATGTGTTGGGGACAAAGAGCGTCGAACCGTTTTGCGTCA GTCATGGATGAGATTAACAATGTCGCTGCGCTCATCTCAAACTCCTCCACTGCCTCATCCTTCTCCACGTCATTAGCATTGGGATCCCTCTCTCAAACCCAAACACAGCAAGTGGTAGAGAAGGATACCTCTGAGAGCTTTCAGCAAAAACAAGCTGCAGATTCCCTCATCCAGGTCATTGAGAAGCTCAGCAAAATTGTAGACAAGCAACCCCATCACTGTGCCTTGGCCATTGAAAGAAGAGCAATTCAGCAGGTTTCTTCAGCTACACCCGTAAAAGTTAAGGAGGGGATGAGGGGGAGCAGAGACAGCTTTCCCAATAAGAGAATTAAGAGCAAGTGTGAAGAGCAAGGAAATTTAGAGAATGTCAGCATGACTGACGATGCTCTTTTTTCACCAGTGTCAGGTGACGATAACAGCAGTAATGACATCTCTGGAAATGAGGTAGCCAGAAACACTAACAACAGCATCCACAAGCGGACCGTGACATGCTATCAGTGTAGCCTCTGTCCCTATCTATCCTATACTCTGCCTTTGCTGAAAGAGCACTTAAAGCAACACAATGAGCAGCACACTGACCTCATTCTCATGTGTTCAGAGTGTCGTTTTGCCTCTAGAGACCAGGGGCAGTTGGAGGCACATGTTCGATTGCACTTCAACAGTAGTGACAACCTGAAGATGAATTCCACTCAATCAGAAACCAGTGATGAGGACACCAAAAAGGTTTTAAGGAGGCAGGATGAAGACTGGACTGGGAGTAGTGATACCATAGGTTCCAGTATGATCAAAAGCTCAGTGGGTGGTTCCAGTGAATtaccacagaaaaataaatggtaTAGCTATGAGGAGTATGGGTTGTACCGCTGTCTCATTTGCAGCTATGTTTGCAGCCAGCAGCGAATGCTCAAGACCCATGCCTGGAAGCACGCCGGTCTGGTTGACTGCTCTTACCCCATTTTTGAGGATGACAATGAGACCCCAACAAAAAAGGAGGCTAAGGCTTCTGTCAATACTAGAAGAACAAGTAAGAAACAAGTTCTTTCTAATGCTCTTGgagataaaagtttaaattcttTATCTCCTGCCTTCAAGCTTGAGCTTTTTTCTCCTCCAATGGCAGTTGACAACAATCAGGATGCGTTGCCCCAATCAGATTTCAATCTCAATGAGATTCCAAAAACCTCTGATGtaaaggaggaaaatgtgtaCTCTATTAAAGACCTGACCTCTGACGAGACTATGGTGGAGGTGCAAGTGACGACAGAAGCACAGGTGGATATTGATAGTCACCATGTTAATAACTCTATCACAGACAGCTTACTATCATCCGCTCAGAAGATTATCAACAGCAGCCCTAACAGTGCTGGTCATATCAACGTGATTGTAGAGCGCCTTCCTTCAGCTGAGGATTCAACCATTGTGACTAACCCACTCATTCTCAACCCAGACATGGATAGAGACAAAGGTGCAAAAGACGAAGAGCCACACCATGAGGTCCCTGACTCCAGTGCCACTAGGTCTACTAATGGTCACCCAGTAGGGGCAAATATTAAATTGTCAATTCCTTTAAGCTGTGACTCTCCACGTGATGAAAATACTCCCCCGGTTGGTCGAAAGAGGACACATTCTGAGTCTCTACGTCTGCACTCTCTGGCTGCAGAAGCTTTGGTAACTATGCCTATGAGGACCCCTGAGCTTCCCACCTCAAGCACTAAGGTTGGTCTGAACACCACTACAACTCAGTCACAGATCCAAAACATGAGCCAGAAATTTGTAGATGGTACTACAGCTGGACCAAAGACTTCTGACACTCCGTCAAGGGTAGCTTTATTGGACTTGGAGCATTGTAGCAAGGACAGGTCGGAAGATTTAGGTTCATGGGGTCTGATGGATGGAGATGAGGATGGCCCTGCTGCTAAAGCTGGCATCAGCCTGTCACTCCTCACAGTCATTGAAAGACTCCGAGAGCGGTCAGACCAGAATGCTTCCGATGAGGATATCTTGAAAGAGCTTCGGGACAATGCACAGCTCCAAAATGGATCCATGGCCAGCATGGTCACAGGTAATGGATCTGGCAGTTACATGTGCAGCATACCAGGAATGGACAGGTTGGTGGCCTCTGCTGATGGTGGCTTGGTAGACTACATCCCTGACAGTGAGCGGCCATACCAATGCCGTCTTTGTCGCTACAGCAGTGGCAACAAGGGCTACATTAAACAGCACCTACGCGTGCACCGGCAGAGGCAGCCATATCAGTGTCCAATCTGTGAGCACATTGCTTCAGACAGTAAGGATCTTGAGAGTCATATGATCCACCATTGCAAGACCAGGACGTACCAGTGCAAGCTCTGCTCAGATGCCTTCCACTACAAG AGTCAACTAAGAAACCATGAAAGAGAGCGCCATAGCCTCAGCAGTGACATTGCAGCCCTGACACCAGTCACTGAAACAGTGAACATGGTGGAGGAAACTGAAGGAGTAACAAGTGAAG AATGTTGTGTGCAGAAGATGTataagtgtgatgtgtgtgactaTACCAGCTCTACGTATGTTGGGGTGAGGAACCATCGGCGGATTCATAACGCCGATAAGCCTTATAG GTGTTGCAGTTGCGATTTTGCCACAACCAACATGAACAGTTTGAAGAGCCACATGAGGAAGCATCCTCAGGAAAACCAAGCCATGGAGCTCCTAGAGCAGTACAG GTGTTCTCTGTGTGGCTATGTGTGCAGCCATCCTCCATCACTCAAATCTCACATGTGGAAGCATGCCGGAGACCAGAACTACAATTATGAGCAAGTTAACAAAGCCATTAATGAGGCCATCTCACAGAGCAGCCG TGCTCCACAGAAAGTGTTCACAGTTGTTGATCCGGTGGCAGAGCGTCATACTGCAACCCACAAGGAAGACTCAAAGCAAACGCTGCTGACACACATGTCGACGTCAGCAGCTGCAGCCGGGCTGGCTGTGGGCCACTCCCCTGACCTGACGGACCATCCCAGTGGTGTGCTCACTGAATCTTCAAACCCTCAGGGGAAGTACCTTGCAAAGCAGTCTCAGTTCCAAAGTATGCCACGCACTAGCCACGCACCTGTCCCAGGTCCCGGCATGGAATACTGTGTGCTCttgttctgctgctgtatcTGTGGCTTTGAATCCACCAGTAAAGAACGGCTGATGGAGCACATGAAGGAGCATGAGGGagacatcatcagcatcatcctTAACAAGGAGGAACAGCAGCTAGGATCGCATTCAGGACTCCAAAAAGCAGA ACTGAAAGAACTGTCACCTTGGACTATCATGCCTGAAATGAGGACAGCTGAGCTGTGA
- the znf507 gene encoding zinc finger protein 507 isoform X2, whose product MCWGQRASNRFASVMDEINNVAALISNSSTASSFSTSLALGSLSQTQTQQVVEKDTSESFQQKQAADSLIQVIEKLSKIVDKQPHHCALAIERRAIQQVSSATPVKVKEGMRGSRDSFPNKRIKSKCEEQGNLENVSMTDDALFSPVSGDDNSSNDISGNEVARNTNNSIHKRTVTCYQCSLCPYLSYTLPLLKEHLKQHNEQHTDLILMCSECRFASRDQGQLEAHVRLHFNSSDNLKMNSTQSETSDEDTKKVLRRQDEDWTGSSDTIGSSMIKSSVGGSSELPQKNKWYSYEEYGLYRCLICSYVCSQQRMLKTHAWKHAGLVDCSYPIFEDDNETPTKKEAKASVNTRRTSKKQVLSNALGDKSLNSLSPAFKLELFSPPMAVDNNQDALPQSDFNLNEIPKTSDVKEENVYSIKDLTSDETMVEVQVTTEAQVDIDSHHVNNSITDSLLSSAQKIINSSPNSAGHINVIVERLPSAEDSTIVTNPLILNPDMDRDKGAKDEEPHHEVPDSSATRSTNGHPVGANIKLSIPLSCDSPRDENTPPVGRKRTHSESLRLHSLAAEALVTMPMRTPELPTSSTKVGLNTTTTQSQIQNMSQKFVDGTTAGPKTSDTPSRVALLDLEHCSKDRSEDLGSWGLMDGDEDGPAAKAGISLSLLTVIERLRERSDQNASDEDILKELRDNAQLQNGSMASMVTGNGSGSYMCSIPGMDRLVASADGGLVDYIPDSERPYQCRLCRYSSGNKGYIKQHLRVHRQRQPYQCPICEHIASDSKDLESHMIHHCKTRTYQCKLCSDAFHYKSQLRNHERERHSLSSDIAALTPVTETVNMVEETEGVTSEECCVQKMYKCDVCDYTSSTYVGVRNHRRIHNADKPYRTSLCWQYIPTQCCSAVETSISVTADLGCEAGETSGATPVHRRATQTRKKACTNTVTPTVKRRQRYPQPLSISSN is encoded by the exons ATGTGTTGGGGACAAAGAGCGTCGAACCGTTTTGCGTCA GTCATGGATGAGATTAACAATGTCGCTGCGCTCATCTCAAACTCCTCCACTGCCTCATCCTTCTCCACGTCATTAGCATTGGGATCCCTCTCTCAAACCCAAACACAGCAAGTGGTAGAGAAGGATACCTCTGAGAGCTTTCAGCAAAAACAAGCTGCAGATTCCCTCATCCAGGTCATTGAGAAGCTCAGCAAAATTGTAGACAAGCAACCCCATCACTGTGCCTTGGCCATTGAAAGAAGAGCAATTCAGCAGGTTTCTTCAGCTACACCCGTAAAAGTTAAGGAGGGGATGAGGGGGAGCAGAGACAGCTTTCCCAATAAGAGAATTAAGAGCAAGTGTGAAGAGCAAGGAAATTTAGAGAATGTCAGCATGACTGACGATGCTCTTTTTTCACCAGTGTCAGGTGACGATAACAGCAGTAATGACATCTCTGGAAATGAGGTAGCCAGAAACACTAACAACAGCATCCACAAGCGGACCGTGACATGCTATCAGTGTAGCCTCTGTCCCTATCTATCCTATACTCTGCCTTTGCTGAAAGAGCACTTAAAGCAACACAATGAGCAGCACACTGACCTCATTCTCATGTGTTCAGAGTGTCGTTTTGCCTCTAGAGACCAGGGGCAGTTGGAGGCACATGTTCGATTGCACTTCAACAGTAGTGACAACCTGAAGATGAATTCCACTCAATCAGAAACCAGTGATGAGGACACCAAAAAGGTTTTAAGGAGGCAGGATGAAGACTGGACTGGGAGTAGTGATACCATAGGTTCCAGTATGATCAAAAGCTCAGTGGGTGGTTCCAGTGAATtaccacagaaaaataaatggtaTAGCTATGAGGAGTATGGGTTGTACCGCTGTCTCATTTGCAGCTATGTTTGCAGCCAGCAGCGAATGCTCAAGACCCATGCCTGGAAGCACGCCGGTCTGGTTGACTGCTCTTACCCCATTTTTGAGGATGACAATGAGACCCCAACAAAAAAGGAGGCTAAGGCTTCTGTCAATACTAGAAGAACAAGTAAGAAACAAGTTCTTTCTAATGCTCTTGgagataaaagtttaaattcttTATCTCCTGCCTTCAAGCTTGAGCTTTTTTCTCCTCCAATGGCAGTTGACAACAATCAGGATGCGTTGCCCCAATCAGATTTCAATCTCAATGAGATTCCAAAAACCTCTGATGtaaaggaggaaaatgtgtaCTCTATTAAAGACCTGACCTCTGACGAGACTATGGTGGAGGTGCAAGTGACGACAGAAGCACAGGTGGATATTGATAGTCACCATGTTAATAACTCTATCACAGACAGCTTACTATCATCCGCTCAGAAGATTATCAACAGCAGCCCTAACAGTGCTGGTCATATCAACGTGATTGTAGAGCGCCTTCCTTCAGCTGAGGATTCAACCATTGTGACTAACCCACTCATTCTCAACCCAGACATGGATAGAGACAAAGGTGCAAAAGACGAAGAGCCACACCATGAGGTCCCTGACTCCAGTGCCACTAGGTCTACTAATGGTCACCCAGTAGGGGCAAATATTAAATTGTCAATTCCTTTAAGCTGTGACTCTCCACGTGATGAAAATACTCCCCCGGTTGGTCGAAAGAGGACACATTCTGAGTCTCTACGTCTGCACTCTCTGGCTGCAGAAGCTTTGGTAACTATGCCTATGAGGACCCCTGAGCTTCCCACCTCAAGCACTAAGGTTGGTCTGAACACCACTACAACTCAGTCACAGATCCAAAACATGAGCCAGAAATTTGTAGATGGTACTACAGCTGGACCAAAGACTTCTGACACTCCGTCAAGGGTAGCTTTATTGGACTTGGAGCATTGTAGCAAGGACAGGTCGGAAGATTTAGGTTCATGGGGTCTGATGGATGGAGATGAGGATGGCCCTGCTGCTAAAGCTGGCATCAGCCTGTCACTCCTCACAGTCATTGAAAGACTCCGAGAGCGGTCAGACCAGAATGCTTCCGATGAGGATATCTTGAAAGAGCTTCGGGACAATGCACAGCTCCAAAATGGATCCATGGCCAGCATGGTCACAGGTAATGGATCTGGCAGTTACATGTGCAGCATACCAGGAATGGACAGGTTGGTGGCCTCTGCTGATGGTGGCTTGGTAGACTACATCCCTGACAGTGAGCGGCCATACCAATGCCGTCTTTGTCGCTACAGCAGTGGCAACAAGGGCTACATTAAACAGCACCTACGCGTGCACCGGCAGAGGCAGCCATATCAGTGTCCAATCTGTGAGCACATTGCTTCAGACAGTAAGGATCTTGAGAGTCATATGATCCACCATTGCAAGACCAGGACGTACCAGTGCAAGCTCTGCTCAGATGCCTTCCACTACAAG AGTCAACTAAGAAACCATGAAAGAGAGCGCCATAGCCTCAGCAGTGACATTGCAGCCCTGACACCAGTCACTGAAACAGTGAACATGGTGGAGGAAACTGAAGGAGTAACAAGTGAAG AATGTTGTGTGCAGAAGATGTataagtgtgatgtgtgtgactaTACCAGCTCTACGTATGTTGGGGTGAGGAACCATCGGCGGATTCATAACGCCGATAAGCCTTATAG GACCAGCCTCTGCTGGCAGTATATCCCAACACAATGCTGTTCAGCTGTGGAAACATCCATTTCTGTCACTGCTgacttagggtgtgaggcgggggaaacttcgggcgcaacgccagtgcaccgcagagccacacagacacgcaaaaaagcatgcacaaacacagtcacacctaCGGTTAAGCGGCGTCAGCGCTACCCACAACCCCTCAGTATATCATCCAATTAA